The following coding sequences are from one Phycisphaeraceae bacterium window:
- a CDS encoding ATP-binding cassette domain-containing protein produces MPEATAQANGHSAGNPASAPLLSVRDLKTHFPVKRGLLRKTVGHVRAVDGVSFDLAPGESLGLVGESGCGKSTVGRSILRLIPATSGEVFYENSNVFDASSSEMLKLRRQMQIIFQDPVGSLNPRMRVASIIGEPIKVHGLAKGSDLDDRVADLLKHVGLTPDHGRRYPHEFSGGQRQRIGIARALALKPKLIICDEPVSALDVSIQAQILNLLNDLQDEFGLTYLFIAHNLAVVEHFADRVAVMYLGRIVELADRDTLYRNPMHPYTRALLSAAPVPDPKRVRNRIMLEGDVPSPIVMLGDDESRTKNRGTAGERTEGGVTFLSRDSLLDRPPLQEVPGEPGHYVSMEQDLAHA; encoded by the coding sequence ATGCCAGAAGCGACCGCCCAGGCCAACGGACACTCTGCAGGCAATCCCGCCAGCGCGCCGCTGCTGAGCGTGCGTGACCTTAAAACTCACTTTCCGGTGAAGCGCGGGCTGCTGCGTAAGACCGTCGGGCACGTCCGGGCTGTCGATGGCGTGTCGTTTGATCTGGCGCCGGGTGAGTCGCTTGGGCTTGTTGGGGAGTCGGGTTGCGGGAAGTCGACGGTGGGGCGTTCGATACTGCGGCTCATCCCGGCGACCTCGGGCGAGGTCTTCTACGAAAACAGCAACGTGTTTGACGCCTCGTCGTCGGAGATGCTCAAGCTCCGGCGGCAGATGCAGATCATTTTTCAGGACCCGGTGGGCTCGTTGAATCCCCGGATGCGGGTGGCTTCGATCATCGGCGAGCCGATCAAGGTCCACGGGCTGGCGAAGGGCTCCGATCTTGATGACCGGGTGGCGGATCTGCTGAAGCACGTCGGGCTCACGCCCGATCACGGTCGGCGGTATCCCCACGAGTTTTCGGGCGGGCAACGCCAACGCATCGGCATCGCTCGGGCGCTGGCGCTCAAGCCCAAGCTGATCATCTGTGACGAGCCGGTTTCGGCGCTGGATGTGTCGATCCAGGCTCAGATTCTCAACCTGCTCAACGACCTGCAGGACGAGTTTGGTCTGACGTATCTGTTTATTGCACACAATCTCGCGGTGGTCGAGCACTTCGCGGATCGTGTGGCGGTGATGTATCTGGGCCGGATTGTCGAGTTGGCTGATCGAGACACGCTTTATCGCAACCCGATGCATCCGTACACGCGGGCGTTGCTCTCGGCGGCTCCTGTGCCCGATCCCAAGCGGGTGCGGAACCGGATCATGCTCGAGGGGGATGTGCCGTCGCCGATCGTGATGCTGGGCGACGACGAGAGCCGCACGAAGAACCGTGGCACAGCGGGCGAGCGTACCGAAGGCGGCGTGACTTTCCTCTCGCGGGACTCGCTGCTCGACCGCCCGCCGCTGCAGGAGGTCCCCGGCGAGCCGGGGCATTATGTGTCGATGGAACAAGACCTTGCGCACGCGTGA
- the rpsP gene encoding 30S ribosomal protein S16 translates to MVRLRLKRFGRTHHPFYRLNAMDIRTRRDGREIEQLGHYDPCNKNEDQQFKVQEDRVRYWLSVGAQPSETVANLLKKAGIDPTPGKA, encoded by the coding sequence GTGGTCCGACTTCGTCTCAAGCGCTTTGGCCGTACTCATCATCCGTTCTACCGGCTTAACGCCATGGACATCCGCACCCGTCGTGATGGCCGTGAGATCGAGCAGCTCGGGCATTACGACCCTTGCAATAAGAACGAGGACCAGCAGTTCAAGGTTCAAGAGGACCGGGTGCGTTACTGGTTGAGTGTCGGGGCCCAGCCGAGCGAGACGGTGGCCAACCTCCTGAAGAAGGCTGGCATCGATCCGACCCCGGGCAAGGCCTGA
- a CDS encoding TIGR00730 family Rossman fold protein, whose product MNDRTLNICVYCAASGDVDQGFLDLGRSVGRRLAEDGHRLVYGGGGVGLMGEVARGVHDRGGTVVGVIPESMRITEVAYQQADELIWTDHMRPRKAEMERRADAFLTLPGGLGTLEELSEILVLRYLGYHDKPIVLLNHQGFYDPLIAFFNHLLDTHFARARALADLAVVGTLDEAMLALQGC is encoded by the coding sequence ATGAACGACCGAACGCTCAACATCTGTGTCTATTGCGCGGCGTCCGGCGACGTCGATCAGGGCTTTCTCGACCTCGGACGCTCGGTCGGACGACGACTCGCCGAGGACGGCCACCGCCTGGTCTATGGCGGGGGCGGCGTCGGCCTAATGGGCGAGGTCGCCCGCGGCGTCCACGACCGTGGCGGAACAGTCGTAGGCGTCATCCCCGAGTCCATGCGCATCACCGAAGTCGCTTACCAGCAAGCAGATGAGCTCATCTGGACCGACCACATGCGACCCAGAAAAGCCGAAATGGAACGCCGCGCCGACGCCTTCCTCACCCTCCCCGGCGGGCTAGGCACCCTGGAGGAACTCTCAGAAATCCTCGTCCTCCGCTACCTCGGCTACCACGACAAACCCATCGTCCTGCTTAACCACCAGGGCTTCTACGACCCCCTCATCGCCTTCTTTAACCACCTCCTCGACACCCATTTCGCCCGTGCGCGCGCCCTCGCGGACCTCGCCGTGGTCGGAACGCTCGATGAGGCGATGCTCGCGCTGCAGGGCTGCTAA
- a CDS encoding ABC transporter ATP-binding protein encodes MRRKPTLDIENARRAITRRTALDGENEPKHRPLDWALIRRLWAYTAPYAGLRNTLIVLVLLRALTIPITATLLAYVLQGPIQQKDVPGIIWGSIYFILSAGFTSFVFRYRMMLALRLGERVIHDLRNDIFDHLQRLSMRFYDRTKLGRIISRMTSDAEAMRMGVQDVFFVSLVQLGQMLVATVIMAWIDIGLFLALAVMAPVLWFVVRYFRNRLTNVYRQIQESFSRVTSTLAESVNGIRVTQSFVRQDVNADLFADLVEDHSLHHNREARLRGVFLPMLELNNQFFIAIILALGAVQVLRGEFFAPETPERAYDAVVYFFFLAPLFFGPVTAVGRQYNTALAAMAGAERVFSLLDTEPEPLDDADAKVVPTLSGHVRFEDVTFAYDADRPVLHGINFEVTPGQMIALVGETGSGKSTVVKLISKFYVPTSGRVLLDGVPTRKITTDSLAMHLGIVLQNNFLFTGSVMDNIRVGKYDASDDQVLEAVRRLDCLDLLEALPDGLGTDVGERGGNLSLGQRQLVCFARAMLADPAILILDEATSSVDTITEARIQRSLSRLLAGRTSFVVAHRLSTIRHADLVLVLDNGNIAERGRHHELLTQDGLYAQLYRQFVRSGV; translated from the coding sequence ATGAGACGCAAGCCGACCCTCGACATTGAGAACGCCCGGCGGGCGATCACGCGACGGACTGCGCTAGACGGGGAGAACGAGCCGAAGCATCGCCCGCTGGATTGGGCTCTGATCCGGCGGCTGTGGGCGTATACCGCGCCTTATGCGGGGCTACGGAACACGCTGATCGTGCTGGTGCTCTTGCGAGCGTTGACCATCCCGATCACGGCGACGCTGCTGGCTTATGTCCTTCAGGGGCCGATCCAGCAGAAGGACGTGCCGGGCATCATCTGGGGATCGATTTACTTCATCCTGTCGGCCGGCTTCACGTCGTTTGTGTTTCGGTACCGGATGATGCTGGCGCTTCGGCTTGGCGAGCGGGTGATTCACGATCTGCGGAACGATATTTTTGATCATCTTCAGCGCCTGTCGATGCGGTTTTACGACCGGACGAAGCTGGGTCGGATCATCTCGCGGATGACCTCGGACGCAGAGGCGATGCGGATGGGTGTGCAGGATGTTTTCTTTGTCTCGCTGGTGCAGCTTGGTCAGATGCTGGTGGCGACGGTGATCATGGCGTGGATCGACATCGGTCTGTTTCTGGCGCTGGCTGTGATGGCGCCGGTTCTGTGGTTTGTGGTGCGGTACTTCCGCAACCGACTTACGAATGTCTACCGGCAGATCCAGGAGTCGTTCTCGCGGGTGACCTCGACGCTCGCAGAGTCGGTTAATGGGATCCGGGTCACGCAGAGTTTTGTGCGGCAGGATGTGAATGCGGACTTGTTTGCTGACCTGGTTGAGGATCACTCGCTGCATCACAACCGTGAGGCTCGGTTGCGGGGTGTGTTTCTGCCGATGCTGGAGCTGAACAATCAGTTTTTTATCGCCATCATTCTGGCGCTTGGAGCGGTGCAGGTGTTGCGGGGCGAGTTTTTTGCGCCTGAGACGCCCGAGCGGGCTTACGACGCGGTGGTTTACTTCTTCTTTTTGGCCCCGCTGTTTTTTGGTCCGGTGACGGCGGTGGGTCGGCAGTACAACACCGCTCTCGCGGCGATGGCGGGTGCCGAGCGTGTGTTCTCGTTGCTCGACACCGAGCCGGAACCGCTGGACGACGCGGATGCCAAGGTCGTGCCGACGCTGTCGGGGCATGTTCGTTTCGAGGATGTGACGTTTGCCTATGACGCGGATCGGCCGGTACTGCACGGTATCAACTTCGAGGTGACGCCTGGGCAGATGATTGCGTTGGTTGGTGAGACCGGGTCGGGCAAATCGACGGTCGTCAAGCTGATCTCGAAGTTCTATGTGCCGACATCGGGGCGGGTGCTTCTCGATGGGGTGCCGACGCGAAAGATCACGACCGACTCGCTGGCGATGCATCTTGGGATCGTGCTGCAGAACAACTTCCTGTTTACCGGAAGCGTGATGGACAACATCCGGGTGGGTAAGTACGACGCCAGCGATGATCAGGTGCTCGAGGCGGTGCGTCGGCTGGACTGCCTGGATCTTCTTGAGGCGCTGCCGGATGGCCTTGGTACGGATGTTGGTGAGCGGGGCGGGAACCTGTCGCTGGGCCAGCGGCAGCTCGTGTGTTTTGCGCGGGCGATGCTGGCGGACCCGGCGATCCTGATCCTGGACGAGGCGACCTCTTCGGTCGATACGATCACCGAGGCGCGGATCCAGCGGAGTCTGTCTCGGCTGCTGGCGGGTCGGACGAGTTTTGTGGTGGCGCACCGGTTATCGACGATCCGGCACGCTGACCTGGTGCTGGTTCTGGATAACGGGAACATCGCTGAGCGCGGCAGGCACCACGAGTTGCTGACCCAGGATGGGCTGTATGCGCAGCTGTACCGGCAGTTTGTCCGTTCCGGCGTCTGA
- the panB gene encoding 3-methyl-2-oxobutanoate hydroxymethyltransferase, producing the protein MSMPEATRTTIRHLRHWARDGETFAILTCYDASMARWLARGGIRVMLVGDTAAQTMLGYDSTLPVSMPYMVEITRAVRRGAPNVCLMADMPFGSYQCGDDEAVANAAAFLKDGDADLVKLEVDETYAPLVERMTRAGIPVVAHIGSRPQTYRSFGTPVVAGRDERVAQLLVETAQKMIDAGAVALLVEAVPDGVTRRIVDLAVQPHTGRPVPVIGCGAGPGCHGYVVVLHDLLGLTDHQPSFARPQADLGRQIQDAASAWRKRVNSGDYVREGGPYGRE; encoded by the coding sequence ATGAGCATGCCTGAAGCCACCCGGACCACGATCCGACACCTCCGCCACTGGGCTCGTGACGGCGAGACGTTCGCGATTCTCACGTGCTATGACGCCAGCATGGCCCGTTGGCTGGCTCGGGGGGGGATCCGGGTGATGCTGGTTGGGGACACGGCGGCGCAGACCATGCTCGGTTACGACTCGACGCTGCCTGTCTCGATGCCGTACATGGTCGAGATCACGCGGGCGGTTCGGCGGGGTGCCCCGAATGTCTGTCTGATGGCGGATATGCCGTTTGGTTCTTATCAGTGTGGGGATGATGAGGCTGTGGCGAATGCTGCTGCTTTCCTGAAGGATGGGGACGCGGACCTGGTCAAGCTGGAAGTGGATGAGACGTATGCCCCGTTGGTTGAGCGGATGACTCGTGCGGGGATCCCGGTGGTGGCGCACATCGGCAGCCGGCCGCAGACGTATCGGTCGTTCGGGACGCCGGTTGTGGCTGGCCGGGATGAGCGGGTGGCGCAGCTGCTGGTGGAGACGGCTCAGAAGATGATCGACGCGGGGGCGGTCGCCTTGCTGGTCGAGGCGGTGCCGGATGGGGTGACTCGGCGGATCGTGGATCTGGCTGTGCAGCCGCACACCGGGCGGCCGGTGCCGGTGATCGGCTGTGGTGCGGGGCCGGGCTGCCACGGTTATGTGGTGGTGCTTCATGATCTGCTGGGGCTGACGGATCACCAGCCGAGCTTCGCGCGGCCGCAGGCCGACCTGGGCAGGCAGATTCAGGACGCGGCGAGCGCCTGGCGCAAGCGGGTGAACTCGGGCGACTATGTACGTGAGGGCGGGCCGTATGGGCGTGAGTGA
- a CDS encoding trypsin-like peptidase domain-containing protein, translating to MSQLRWYGPSLILIIAAMAVMIFGPTTARQIVHAQESERIILARESLESSSVLMELSEAFTRVSEAVEPSVVKIVVLARQQSSTLNRPGNPDLRDWFFNRPGQSPPDPREDEEEDLNRFNAPTVIGSGSGWVYDTEGHIITNNHVVESADQVRVEFANGDTIEAEIVGTDPRTDIAVLKVDADYLHPAAINTQPVRQGEMVFAFGSPLGFDFSMSQGIVSATGRQLGILRRGRNSGYEDFIQTDAAINRGNSGGPLTNVHGEVVGMNTAIASRTGGSNGVGFAIPSEMILDIVTKLISDGRVSRGFIGVRIRDITEPMARAYGLDSTSGAFVEDPLPGSPAEVAGLEPEDIITEINGSPIDNADDLRFRIARMGPGTDVDLGVWRDGTTLTITVTLTEFPEQTIRTASRPERELEEMPEARELLFRLGIQGIARFTAEDAQRMGVDTGAGILVTFVRGGSVAAAQGITRGTVILEAQGQPVTRLDELSPLIEGLGAGDVIRLRVTDPRQSGDPTFVFLEIPGE from the coding sequence ATGAGTCAGTTACGCTGGTACGGTCCCTCATTGATCCTCATCATCGCCGCAATGGCTGTCATGATCTTTGGACCTACGACGGCCCGGCAGATCGTGCACGCTCAGGAATCGGAGCGGATCATTCTCGCCCGGGAGAGTCTTGAGAGCTCATCGGTGCTGATGGAGTTGTCGGAGGCGTTTACTCGGGTCTCCGAGGCGGTGGAGCCGTCGGTGGTGAAGATTGTGGTGCTGGCGCGTCAGCAGTCGTCCACGTTGAACCGGCCGGGCAACCCCGACCTGAGGGATTGGTTCTTTAATCGGCCCGGTCAGTCGCCGCCCGACCCTCGTGAAGACGAGGAGGAGGACCTGAACCGATTTAATGCGCCGACGGTGATTGGTTCGGGTTCCGGCTGGGTTTATGACACTGAGGGTCACATCATCACCAACAACCACGTGGTGGAGAGTGCCGATCAGGTGCGGGTTGAGTTTGCCAATGGGGACACAATCGAGGCCGAGATCGTGGGTACGGACCCGCGGACGGATATCGCTGTGCTCAAGGTGGATGCTGACTATCTCCACCCGGCGGCGATCAACACACAGCCTGTCCGGCAGGGGGAGATGGTGTTCGCGTTCGGTTCGCCGCTGGGTTTTGATTTCTCGATGTCGCAGGGCATCGTCTCGGCAACGGGTCGGCAGCTCGGCATTCTCCGCAGGGGACGCAACTCCGGTTACGAGGACTTCATCCAGACTGATGCGGCGATCAACCGGGGTAACTCGGGTGGTCCGTTGACGAACGTGCACGGCGAGGTGGTCGGGATGAATACGGCGATCGCGTCGCGCACGGGCGGGTCCAACGGCGTTGGGTTCGCGATCCCGTCGGAGATGATCCTCGATATTGTCACCAAGCTGATTAGCGATGGTCGGGTGTCGCGGGGGTTCATCGGGGTGCGGATCCGAGACATCACCGAGCCGATGGCTCGTGCTTATGGCCTCGATTCAACGAGCGGCGCTTTCGTCGAAGACCCGTTGCCTGGCAGCCCTGCTGAGGTCGCGGGGCTTGAGCCGGAGGACATCATCACGGAGATCAATGGCTCGCCGATCGATAACGCTGACGATCTGCGTTTCCGCATTGCGCGGATGGGGCCTGGGACCGATGTCGATCTGGGCGTTTGGCGTGACGGCACGACGCTGACGATTACCGTCACACTCACCGAGTTCCCCGAGCAGACCATCCGGACGGCTTCGCGTCCCGAACGGGAGCTTGAGGAGATGCCCGAAGCACGGGAGCTGCTGTTTAGGCTGGGGATTCAGGGGATTGCCCGGTTCACGGCTGAGGACGCCCAGCGGATGGGTGTGGACACCGGGGCGGGCATACTGGTGACGTTTGTCCGCGGCGGTTCGGTCGCCGCAGCGCAGGGTATCACGCGTGGGACGGTGATTCTTGAGGCGCAGGGGCAGCCGGTCACCCGGCTCGACGAGCTGAGCCCGCTTATTGAGGGGCTTGGTGCGGGCGACGTGATCCGGCTCCGGGTGACGGACCCGAGGCAGTCGGGAGACCCCACCTTTGTGTTTCTGGAAATCCCCGGCGAGTGA
- a CDS encoding ABC transporter ATP-binding protein has translation MGTSPPSSAAHATSDGPSNLQLIWRLLGLAWRYKFGSLGVVALEIVLLALTLSGLGFVGLTLDVLGHAIGVLDRAPSWPLGWHPPEDWGPMTLCLVLAGAILGIAAVRFVLEHISTVQKSLLVQGIIVDLRSEVYDKIQRLSFRFFSKNPSGSIINRVTGDVQAVRRFIDGVIIELMLMALALVFYLVYMLQIHVTLTLACLATTPILWLLTGMFSRLVRPAYRTNRELFDHSITVLSENVQGVHVVKGFRTQDREIEKYRTANRDVYEQKNWIFRQIGNFIPLISFIPNLNLMILLCFGGYLFAQGEIAFGAGLVVFSRLLEQFSGQVGNIAQVANAMQQSLTGAQRVFEVIDEPVEIMSPAEPVRISKPKGRVAFEGVRFQYEHDHSPVLDGIDLIAEPGASVAIVGATGSGKSTLLNMIPRFYDPTVGRVTLDGHDLRSLSLDDLRRSIGVVFQESFLFSTTVAENIAFGHPEATDEQIVRAAEIAQASDFIDKLDRGYRTILSEGGGNLSGGQRQRLAIARAVLLDPAILILDDPTSAIDPETESEILSAMHRAMSGRTTFTVAHRLSTLKRADLVVVLDKGRIVQSGTHDELMAEVGHYFEAANLQLIDDESQRLLRETEEART, from the coding sequence TTGGGCACATCACCACCATCATCAGCCGCGCACGCCACATCCGATGGGCCCTCGAATCTGCAACTGATCTGGCGTCTGCTGGGGCTGGCGTGGCGGTACAAGTTTGGCTCGCTGGGGGTGGTGGCGCTGGAGATCGTGCTGTTGGCGTTGACGCTGTCGGGGCTGGGCTTTGTGGGTTTGACGCTGGATGTGCTGGGGCACGCGATTGGTGTGCTGGATCGGGCGCCTTCGTGGCCACTGGGTTGGCATCCGCCTGAGGATTGGGGGCCGATGACGCTTTGTCTGGTGCTGGCGGGGGCGATACTGGGTATTGCGGCGGTGCGTTTTGTGCTGGAGCACATCTCGACGGTGCAGAAGTCGCTGCTGGTGCAGGGGATCATCGTGGACCTGCGGTCCGAGGTGTATGACAAGATCCAGCGGCTGAGCTTTCGGTTTTTCAGCAAGAACCCGTCGGGGTCGATCATCAACCGGGTGACGGGTGATGTGCAGGCGGTGCGGCGGTTTATTGATGGCGTGATCATCGAGCTGATGCTGATGGCGCTGGCGCTGGTTTTTTATCTCGTGTACATGCTGCAGATCCACGTCACGTTGACGCTGGCTTGCCTGGCGACGACGCCGATCCTGTGGCTGCTGACCGGGATGTTCTCCAGGCTGGTGCGGCCGGCGTACCGGACGAATCGCGAGTTGTTTGACCACTCGATCACGGTGCTCTCGGAGAACGTGCAGGGGGTGCACGTGGTCAAGGGGTTTCGGACGCAGGACCGGGAGATTGAGAAGTACCGGACGGCGAACCGGGACGTCTATGAGCAGAAGAACTGGATCTTTCGGCAGATCGGGAACTTTATCCCGCTGATCAGCTTCATTCCGAATCTGAATCTGATGATTCTGCTGTGTTTTGGCGGGTATCTGTTCGCTCAGGGCGAGATCGCTTTTGGTGCGGGGCTGGTGGTTTTTTCTCGACTGCTCGAGCAGTTTTCGGGTCAGGTAGGGAACATCGCGCAGGTGGCCAACGCGATGCAGCAGTCACTAACGGGTGCCCAGCGGGTGTTCGAGGTGATTGATGAGCCGGTGGAGATCATGTCACCGGCTGAGCCGGTGCGTATCTCGAAGCCAAAGGGTCGGGTCGCTTTCGAGGGGGTGCGGTTTCAGTACGAGCACGATCACAGCCCGGTGCTCGACGGGATTGACCTGATCGCGGAGCCGGGTGCGTCGGTGGCGATCGTGGGAGCGACGGGGTCGGGCAAGTCGACGCTGCTGAATATGATCCCGCGTTTCTATGACCCGACGGTGGGACGGGTGACTCTTGATGGTCACGACTTGCGTTCGCTGAGTCTGGATGACCTGCGGCGGTCGATCGGTGTGGTGTTTCAGGAGTCGTTTTTGTTCTCGACGACGGTGGCGGAGAACATTGCGTTTGGTCATCCCGAGGCGACGGACGAGCAGATCGTCCGGGCTGCGGAGATCGCTCAGGCCAGTGATTTTATTGACAAACTCGACCGCGGTTACCGCACGATTCTGTCTGAGGGTGGGGGCAATCTCTCGGGCGGTCAGCGTCAGCGTCTGGCGATTGCGCGGGCGGTGCTGCTTGATCCGGCGATCTTGATCCTCGATGACCCGACCTCGGCGATCGATCCTGAAACAGAGTCGGAGATCCTTTCGGCGATGCACCGGGCGATGTCGGGTCGGACGACTTTCACGGTCGCGCACAGGCTGTCTACTCTGAAGCGAGCCGATCTGGTGGTCGTGCTCGACAAAGGTCGGATCGTGCAGTCAGGCACGCACGATGAGTTGATGGCGGAGGTCGGTCATTACTTCGAGGCGGCGAATCTGCAGCTTATTGATGATGAGAGCCAGCGGTTGCTGCGTGAGACCGAGGAGGCGCGGACATGA
- a CDS encoding prepilin-type N-terminal cleavage/methylation domain-containing protein codes for MPSKRHAFTLIELLVVISIIALLIGILLPALGQARKTALDVQCKVNGRSLMQAYAVYLVDFDDYMPLYGIYADRYQALPVASLQNFEYGIFPGDFDFSPTDRTVRASRTRIIEYGVLVPYLSDMQSMVCPMYESIVEGGVPNGTSASEPDNVYFSYSYNFNLDRNLNDRDKVGGYEGEKFSRATQIKDTTGMAVFTEENPWPHPTFAGQYGAINDGVFLPYAYSTLKWPALDTIATFHGSKNPSRYSAVGANIRDSDIGGELNYGVGHVAFLDGHVEAVESFRSIEVCFDGEAPANGPVGRRGGQRGG; via the coding sequence ATGCCCTCCAAGCGCCATGCCTTTACCCTGATCGAGTTGCTGGTGGTGATCTCCATCATTGCCCTGCTCATCGGTATCCTTCTCCCGGCCCTTGGTCAGGCGAGGAAGACCGCTCTCGACGTCCAGTGCAAGGTCAATGGCCGCTCGCTGATGCAGGCCTACGCCGTTTATCTGGTCGATTTCGACGACTACATGCCCCTCTACGGCATCTACGCTGATCGCTACCAGGCACTCCCGGTAGCCAGCCTCCAGAACTTCGAGTACGGCATTTTTCCGGGTGATTTCGACTTCTCCCCAACCGATCGCACGGTCCGCGCCAGCAGGACCCGGATCATCGAGTACGGCGTCCTGGTGCCCTACCTCTCCGACATGCAAAGCATGGTCTGCCCGATGTACGAATCCATCGTCGAAGGCGGTGTCCCCAACGGCACCTCCGCATCCGAACCCGACAACGTCTACTTCTCGTATTCCTATAACTTCAACCTCGATCGCAACCTCAACGATCGAGACAAAGTCGGCGGCTACGAGGGCGAGAAGTTTTCTCGCGCTACACAGATCAAAGACACCACCGGCATGGCGGTCTTCACCGAAGAAAACCCGTGGCCTCACCCCACATTCGCCGGGCAGTACGGTGCCATCAACGATGGCGTCTTCCTTCCCTACGCATACAGCACACTCAAATGGCCAGCGCTCGACACCATCGCGACCTTCCATGGCAGCAAAAACCCCAGCCGCTACAGCGCCGTGGGGGCCAACATCCGTGATTCTGATATCGGCGGAGAGCTGAACTACGGCGTCGGCCATGTCGCTTTCCTCGACGGGCATGTTGAAGCCGTGGAATCCTTCAGATCGATCGAAGTCTGCTTTGATGGCGAAGCGCCCGCGAACGGTCCGGTCGGACGCCGTGGCGGGCAGCGAGGCGGATAA
- a CDS encoding alanine--glyoxylate aminotransferase family protein, which translates to MTTATAPQQRLLTPGPTAVPPRVLTEMALPIIHHRTKQFQAIFADLSGMLQQVYCTAGPVLSIAGSGTTAYEAAQVSLIRPGSKALTIAAGKFGERWQDIYDAYAKALGTTQVRINVPWGHAVDPAEVEQALKDHPDISVVTVVHSETSTATVCDAKRLAEIVQKTDAILIVDGITSVGAMPVEMDAWGIDVLVTGSQKAMMLPPGLGFVGLGQRAIARLEEVQPGPYYNLDLRKWLKSHAKNDVPFTPPVSLIRAQKVACEMILEEGLAAVHRRTGGLAAATRAAFKAMGLTLASHSPSDSVTGAYYPEGIDDSKLRGAVRDNHGVHIAGGQDGRGDKWKGRVFRVSHMGFVDAEDTRVALSAIETELTVQSGGSFKPTPGTAVKAFDAALFVG; encoded by the coding sequence ATGACGACGGCCACTGCGCCCCAACAGCGACTCCTGACACCAGGACCCACCGCCGTGCCTCCCCGCGTATTGACGGAGATGGCCTTGCCCATCATCCACCACCGCACCAAGCAGTTCCAGGCCATCTTCGCCGACCTCTCAGGCATGCTCCAGCAGGTCTACTGCACCGCGGGCCCCGTCCTGAGCATCGCCGGATCGGGAACCACGGCCTACGAGGCCGCCCAGGTCTCCCTGATCCGACCGGGGTCCAAGGCCCTGACCATCGCCGCCGGCAAGTTCGGCGAACGCTGGCAGGACATCTACGACGCCTACGCCAAGGCCCTCGGCACCACCCAGGTCCGGATCAACGTCCCCTGGGGCCACGCCGTCGATCCCGCTGAGGTCGAGCAGGCCCTCAAGGACCACCCCGACATCTCGGTCGTCACCGTCGTCCACAGCGAGACCTCCACCGCAACCGTCTGCGACGCCAAACGGCTGGCCGAGATCGTGCAGAAAACCGATGCGATCCTGATCGTCGATGGCATCACCTCGGTTGGGGCGATGCCCGTCGAGATGGACGCCTGGGGCATTGACGTGCTCGTCACCGGTTCCCAGAAAGCCATGATGCTCCCGCCCGGCCTCGGGTTTGTGGGCCTGGGCCAACGCGCGATCGCGCGACTCGAGGAGGTTCAGCCAGGCCCCTACTACAACCTCGACCTGCGAAAATGGCTCAAGAGCCACGCCAAGAACGATGTCCCGTTCACGCCCCCGGTCTCGCTGATCCGGGCCCAGAAGGTGGCCTGCGAGATGATCCTTGAGGAGGGGCTGGCGGCCGTCCACCGCCGGACAGGCGGGCTCGCCGCGGCGACGCGCGCGGCGTTCAAGGCCATGGGGCTGACGCTGGCGAGCCACAGCCCGTCGGATTCAGTCACCGGCGCGTACTACCCTGAAGGCATCGACGACTCGAAACTCCGTGGGGCCGTCCGCGACAACCATGGCGTTCACATCGCCGGCGGGCAGGACGGCCGCGGCGACAAGTGGAAGGGCCGTGTGTTCCGCGTCTCCCACATGGGCTTCGTCGACGCCGAGGACACCCGGGTCGCCCTGAGTGCGATCGAGACAGAACTCACCGTACAATCCGGCGGCTCCTTCAAGCCCACCCCAGGCACCGCGGTCAAGGCCTTCGATGCGGCCTTGTTCGTTGGGTGA